The genome window GGTAAAACAGAGTGTCATGCATGATTACAGTATTACTTCCCTGCTTTGTAGTATCATCCCAGCACTGACAGGCAGTGCTGGGATGATGCAAATACTTTAAATTGATCCAGCGTATTTCGGTGTACAGGGACATTTCTCTTGATCTCTTCTCGTGGCGGCACCATTTACTGTGACATAATGGAAACACTGGGTTTTACTCTACCtcaattaaatataataatgttcTGCATGAATAATTATGTAATTTCCCTAAAATTACCAAACTTATGTCCTTTGTGCAAATTGTCTTtgtgagtaaataaataaaaccaacacaacGATTTGTAACTAAATGCTGCCGCCTTCAGGAAGATATATGTATTGCATTATTTTCTCAAGGTAGTGACTCTTTAATGtatgcagatttaaaaaaaataataatgaaaaatgccTCTATTATGTAAATCACAGAATACAtatttgtgtattattattaacccgttaaaactttttttttcacaaaaatcTTATTCTGCCACTCTATAGCATCATTCTACCACAGCGAGTTGACAAATGGTTTTAACATGCCGGTCTAAATCTCATGAGCAGCGATTtccatcattcatttattttcactcaATCTATGCGACCAGGCAATAAGCAAAATATTTCAAATCTCAGAACATTTGCTAATACTGCCACAGTTATTTTTGGCTAATGTGCATTAaccatgcaaaaaaaaaagtaaactgaTTTTTATTCCAAGGACATAAGAGCTGTTGAAAAGGAAAGTGGCCCTCTGCCAAAAGTGGAGTGCACATTAAAGTTACTTTTCAAGGATgttaaacaacagtaaacacatttattttcagtgttttctgtgtccaCTGTATGTCACTCCGATTCAGTGTGGTAGTGTGTGAGGCAAACACAGTGGAAATGGCAGGGCATATCCTCGATTCTGCTCATCCCTTGAATTTGTCTTGTAAAGTTTGACACGTCAAAGTGTCCTAGCTCTCAtgtaaatacaatacaaatgaaaagaggagaaaatataCAGGACacaagtgtttttactttatccagagtttgtttttctagACACTGAATGACTGTGAGCGCAGGCACTAAGATGTTTGCAAAAGCTCCCACACCCAAGCAAATGAAGTAGGTGGAGATATGGTGGTTAACCTCTGCGAGTCTTCTTGTAATCTAAGATTATATATTGTAAATTATGATAACATAGCGTAGAAATGATGAAGTAACAGAGGAtctctttttaaatgtgtactgTGGGTCAAACTTCAAATTCACACATGAGCTACATCATGAATGTATTCAGCATAACAGCAATGATTCATGGACTGTGCAGCTACTAAATTCTAGACTTAGTGTAGAAAATAGAGAACGAGTAACACTTATTAACTCACTGTGCACAGTGCAGTACAAAAATGTGACTTTCAGTCCTCAGACAATAAAAATCGCCAGCTACAAGAGACAGATAATGATACAATCAAGCGGCATACATTCATGTTGAAACACATGCCGTGCATAGAACATAAATAATAACTTGATATAGatggtgtgttttttctttcttctccctgttttctgtttgcatcaTCAGCGTTACTCATTATCCTGTCTTTTCCTCGGGTTTGCCCAAGTCTTCAGAGACTGAAAGTGCATCTTTCTGTTGACACAAATTATTAGAATCAGCTTTGGTGTTGTTAAAGTTCTTACACAGTTGGAGGAATTATTCAAATATTCTCTCTTTATGCTTAAAATCACTCTTTTCAACACTGGTAAAATCAGATGAGGCTTTGCATcatttaaacatacacatgcatttgtgtttgaaacTTTTCAgtaatcacattttttaattaaataaacattaaaggACTTCTCACCGCTGTGCTGTCTTTCCCAAAAGAGCATGTCAGCCATTTTATGTACTCCTCACGCACCTAgataataaaaatcaatgatTCAGCTCTACAGCTACAAACACTAAATACTGCAAATAATTTTATCTACtttacatataatttaaaatttcacagtataaaaaatattttattaatttttttattgaccttagcattaaaataataatacttcatTTTACAATATTAGTATTgtgaagataaagaaaagagggaggatcTAGTTGGACACTACCTCTTTATTCAGAAGACAGTGGACGATGTAGAGTAAGGTGCCCTGTTGCGAGTTGAGGATAATGAAGAGGACCTGGAAGAAAAGGTTCGTCTGGTACAGGCCCAGAATCCACGTGCAGCCTAATATGACAAACTGGGCTACGATCTTGAATAAAATCAACCtggaaacaatgaaaataaagttaattgtaaattataaatgtgttaatttaaTCCCAACTGTGACCATCACCTTAATCTCACATTGCATTTCATGTCAATATGAGTTAGAATGACCTGTTGTGTTTATACAGGTACAATCAGATGGACATTATAACGTTACACAGACTCAGCATatagcaaacagaaaaacccAGAGACCTATTTCTGTGCAAAGATATTCTTAAACACTTATACCTGGTGTCTTTGGATTGAGAAACGTCACTTTTCATGTTGGCCAATGTGGGTCTCAGACTCCATAGAGTAGCACAGAACAACATCAAATTaagcttaaataaaaaaacagacagaagccAAATTGAGATCCAACATCATAAAGTGGAAAACACCACATGAAGGACATACCCTCTGTAAAGACAATTACTGCTTGTAATTGATGTTACCTACTAAAACCAAGCAGCTAGAAGGGAACAAATTGTGATCTTTGCAATCATGACATTATGTAATAAGCTATCCTATAGCTTTCTGCAGGGTAGTTATGATTAGTTGTCCTGTAAAAAAGATCAGGGGGCATATATAAATATGCAATTTACTCACTGCAAGGATAACAATCACAGGCCCTGTTAAAGCCCAGTTAAAGTGCCGTTGTGTAGAGAGCCAGCACCTGacatagaataaaacaaattaacaatatTTCAACCTATCAGACACGCTGAACAAATGTTATGTCTGAAAGTAGGTATGACTCTTTGTTCTACTCACACCTTAGCATCAGTAGCACCATATCCGTCAGAATACACCAGCGCAGATACACCCACAATCACAAATGGAACACCGTAACCAATCAGGTAGAGAATAGGCCTGGGAAGTCCATCTCTCTGGATGACCTGTACCTTGGAGAGCCTCCGGACAAGCAGGTGAAGCTGCAGGGCCTCCAGCTGCATCCACACAAAACTTGCAACAACTAAGAAGTGGAGCAGCCCGGCCATGACCTTGCAGGCCAGCTGTGGAGGtacataaatgaaatattatcaACTTGCGTAAAGCTTGATGCACACCTGAGGAGAATTCTTAGTTTTagttcaaagacaaaaaagtccATCTTAGTCTCACCCTATCATCCACATATTTGTCATTccacagcagcagtagctgaGACAAAGCGGTGTTGATACAGAGGTGGAGACGGGCTGTGTTATTAATCTTGGGGTTCCAGCTGCACAGTAGGAAGGTAAGAATAGCCAACGCAAAGAAGAAGAGTCCAATAATCACGCACACGCGGTTGAGCCAGTCTATAAAAGGGTTATCTGGTGGAggctgaaaagacagaaattcACATAGAAAGAAAGGCACACATAGATTCTAATCCACCTGATCTCAGGTCTGTAACTTTGTCTTCATCTGTGCGATCGGAAAATTTAGCTAAGCAATGTCTAAATAGATAGATTAATACAGGCCCTTCTCTACCATAgtcacatttgtcaaatccTGAGGTGTAAACTTAATGAAAACGAATGAAAACATCTGATTTCCAGTATAAGTACGTGTAACTCTAAATCATTTAGAATTTGAcaagtattttattgtattgttgaACTTAGTAAGACATGATTTACATGTGCCATATAAATAGAAATTTGAAATACCTCCCCAATCTGCATGATGAGGGCAAATGTAGATAGATGAGAACAGCTGCACACTGTGTAGTTTTCATCAGACTGTGCAACCCAACATCCCACTACTGACCATTGCTTAACATTATCATCCCAGTACACACAAGTCACGCTTCCAGATTCAAGTACATCCTGAAAAGCCAAGACAAAAACAGcgatattataaaataaatataaactaatAGTTTGTTAGTTTGGATGAATGTTAAGATGATAGACAGGCAGACAATCGTTAGTTGGTGTTAAACCTTATGACGGATGGTAAAGTTGACAGGCTTGGTGAAAATGGTGTTGCTTAGGGGCAGTAATACTGCAGTCAAAACATCCGAGTACATCTCTGTCTGGCTTTCTGTTTTAAAGTATTGATGACTGAGAAGACTCTCCATTCCATTCAGAGTCATAAAAGCAACTGCAGCACCTGATGTCAACATCACAAAGGCAAACATTTCAAAGTTTTTCATTTAACTTGACTGGTAAAACAATATCAGTTATCTTTTATCATCAACTGTCCTTACCTTTGGCACTGGCTGAACCGTGCAAGTTGATTTCCATGATATTTTCTTTGGAGTAGAGGATGATAGTATAGTCATCATCATCCCCTGGACCAAAAGCCTCTAAGCTCAAATCTGAACGATGGATAAAAAGATGAAGCAAGGTTAAATAATGAACAGTAAGAATTCAAATGTAGTTTAGCTACAGTGTAGGAGACCCTCTCTAACCCAGGAGTGAcgtctgc of Anabas testudineus chromosome 8, fAnaTes1.2, whole genome shotgun sequence contains these proteins:
- the LOC113157491 gene encoding adhesion G protein-coupled receptor E1-like is translated as MLDNFPLLLVLLGLLLIPVTCAFPPGSCDGYTNVTEPWRNREFVTTFFPKDDGILLNNWWRFTGIGGDRLITDCVSPYVGGTWHTLFLPFTLPTSESVTPTKGTAYDHSDCKPDSCGPLAVCTPEGGCICVPGFEIPLLYTPTPDSYGCVDIDECLRTLGICGPDTDCTNTIGSYICTCSVGFSATNSSLPPGSSNQCEDLDECSTSTVCGPDSVCTNTIGNYSCACQPGYTPTQPAEQPSELNVCTDVDECVEDVTICGPDSKCINSVGSYSCTCFNGYQVNSAGVIASVANPCTDIDECSEYPGICGKQTLCNNVQGSFYCSCPDHFYPSTGVVWTLGTTYCQDLQDVVNSKVPSKGKTKARAFLDSLDEELQNNTGSVLPEGEVSGVSSQSGSVNVSSEGDAETGSVILGITDLLVSAMISTPYQRTKKRLQTSLLDLSLEAFGPGDDDDYTIILYSKENIMEINLHGSASAKGAAVAFMTLNGMESLLSHQYFKTESQTEMYSDVLTAVLLPLSNTIFTKPVNFTIRHKDVLESGSVTCVYWDDNVKQWSVVGCWVAQSDENYTVCSCSHLSTFALIMQIGEPPPDNPFIDWLNRVCVIIGLFFFALAILTFLLCSWNPKINNTARLHLCINTALSQLLLLWNDKYVDDRLACKVMAGLLHFLVVASFVWMQLEALQLHLLVRRLSKVQVIQRDGLPRPILYLIGYGVPFVIVGVSALVYSDGYGATDAKVCWLSTQRHFNWALTGPVIVILALNLMLFCATLWSLRPTLANMKSDVSQSKDTRLILFKIVAQFVILGCTWILGLYQTNLFFQVLFIILNSQQGTLLYIVHCLLNKEVREEYIKWLTCSFGKDSTAKDALSVSEDLGKPEEKTG